The following nucleotide sequence is from Coffea eugenioides isolate CCC68of chromosome 10, Ceug_1.0, whole genome shotgun sequence.
GTTTGAGGAGTAATTCTTAAAACGAATATACTGAAAAGGAGATGACGAATGTTTTTATGTTAGCAGTAATAGCATGATAAGGAGAACGAAGTATAAGATGATGGTGGAATAGAAAAGATAAAATAAGATAATGCAGTGGGTGCAGGAAATCTTTGTTTGTTTCTCttaaggaaaaaataaaaaggatacCCAACCTAAAACAATGATGAACAAGGAGGAGGCAGAAATTTTGGCACTAACAGATCATAGAAACTAAAAAGTAAGAAAGAACATTAGACACATCTCATTTGCTTTTGCTAATTGGTCCTTTATTCTGCAAGCATGCGCTTTCTTTAGTTCTTGGCTGTAAGAAGAAGTGCAGCACATGCGTTTGTTAGGGTTCGTGGTTAACTGTGACTCTTTCTGTAGTTTCTTTAGTTTATGTGCATAACTTTTTATTGCATGgtgatacttttttttttgtctgaattttgaaatgaaatgGCCATGGAAATCTGGACTTCAGTGCTTTCTTAGCTTCCATACCTTTGTTTACTCATGTATGACGTGCAAATAATCCTTCATTTCCTTTGACTAATAATTGGGGAGTATTTAATCAAAGGTTTTATTTGGCCAATGAATTTTAATAGAATTACTGTCTAATAACTTGTAGCAGGTAAACGGTTTTACAAAACCGTCTGTCCTGCTGCGTGCAGCTAGGCATTTCTTTTAGATTATAAGTGAGAGGTGGGATCCCCCATTTCTATAACAGACTTTGCACGATTTACAATTTGTTTGCTTTGCAATAGCTAGCATGGAAAATCAATTCAATGGGCTAATTAGTATTTTTTGATTGTTTGGAAGGATCAGAAATTGTTGTTCTTTTATATATTGTTTAGCCACCTTTGACTACTTTGAAGTAGATTAATTTCTCTTCTTTGTCTTTGGAatctattttttttcccaaacatCTCAATGATAATTTTCTTGAGGTACTTCATGTGGGTTTTATGTAACAATTGGTAAATTCTTAAAGATTTCAGACCCTCTTGATAAATATTTCTTCTCCCCCTAGTGAAATTTATGCAGTTATCTTACATTTGTTTGCCTACCAGATTTTTAGTGAATAGTTGGTGGACATGTAAAAGGTCTCGCTGGCGGACCaaattttcaacattttctgTTCTTGATACAATCTTTTAGGAATGCTGAGGGTTATGTTTGTAACTTGTTGCAGTTTATATTCTTGCTGGCTTGCTGCTTAGTCTTCTACTTATTGGCATTTAGGTCAGCTGCTTGATCTTTATGGGGGAAACCTAGTGGTTAGTATGTATTCAAAGCGTTCTTCTCAAGATGATGGTCCTGATTCTAAGCCAGTTCGCACAAGTGATAGGCTTCGCAGAAGGCCAAAATTGTACGGTCGGCCATATTTGTACTATACTCCAACCATTATTCGTCCTAAGAGAAGGAAGACAAAAACAAAGACAGCTTCTCAGATTGCAAAGATGCTACGCCCTGGAAATCGCCCAGTACACACATCAAATGCAGATGTATGTGTTTTTCTGTGTTTCTGGTGTAGTATCATGATCCACATCAGTTATATGTGTTAAAATTTTCCCTTTCTATGGATCAGCAGTCTATCAGCCAATGTCAACTTAGAAGGAAAAAGCAAATTGAACTTGTATCCTCATTTGCTATTGAATGCCTTAGCTCGTAATGTGCTATCTTTGGCTCAGAGAGCTTAATTTGTATTATTTACATGTCTTTCTTAATTCTTGAACTATTTTGAAAGAAAGGGGAAGATGTCGACCTCTGGCAAAGAATAGAAAGTGCATTTCTCCAtttaatatttcttttttctttcattttttttttattttcatgcatcttttcttttctttggttgTGTCTGTGTCAGTTCTCTCATGTTGGTTGATAAAGTTCTCTATCTTATTTAGTTTGTTATGATTTTCTTAAGTTCCTGGGCCAACTTCTGTAGGTTTTTATTGCGATAGAATTTTCCAAATAGTATTGTGCCTACATTTTTTGATGCAAGCTTATCAATTATATTTAGTtatgtaaaaggaaaaatatcgGAATTCTGAATGAAATCTTGCCTGATGTTGGCTACAAGTTAATATTACAGGGTCCATATGAATTAGGCATTTTTTCGGGgtgttttttcaaaaactctacTACAGCATCATATGTCAAAAAatttactgtagcattgtaTATTGGGgcgtttttaaaatttttttagggtatttttgaaatatttaaaaattttcccCTCCTTCCCTCCACCACCACCTGCCACCCTTTTCCTTCTCTTCCACCTTCTCTCCTTCCTCCCCCAGCATCACCTCCCCACTCCTTCCTCCTCTCCCCCTTCCTCcctcctccctcctcctctCCTCCTCTCCGCCTCTTCCTGCCCTCCCGCCTCCTTTCCCCCTTTCACTCCACTTCCTTCCCTGCTCCATGGTGACCAGATCTGGTTGCCAGGGAGCAGGGGAGGGGGTGGGACAAaagggagggggagggggagaggaGGACTGGAAGAGGGtggagaggaggaggagagggaggaggaggGAGGGGAAGAGGAGGGGAGGGAGGGAGGTGGCAACAGGTGGAGGAAGAAGAATGCAGTGGAGGAAGAGGAAGGgttgttgattttttttatttttttgagatGTTTGTGGGGGTGTGTTTGAAGATGTTACTGTAGACTTGTATTTGGAACACAAAGTTCTTGGCAAAAACACTAAACAGAGCTAtatatttaagaaaataaaaaagaaagcaaaacagGTGTTTAACATAATGACTCGAGTTTTCAGATTCTTTTTGACAGCAGATATGTTATTTTGTAATAGTTTTACAAGTTAGATTAGGAAACCAACCTCTTCCTTTCAATTACTTGACCTATCTATACACCTGAATGATTATTAATGGGAGTACGGCTAAATAATTATAGTTGATGAAGACATTCAAATCTGTTTTCAGTTATTTCATTTGTCTGAAGTTGATAGAATGCTCTTCATCATGCTATTACAGTCAGTTGTGAGCAACCTTCGGCGCTCTACTAGAAAGAGGAGGGTTTCCGTAAATCTAGAAGATTACACCAACAGCTCTGGCACGGAGGATAATGACCTGATGGTTAGTTTCTGTCCTATCCTGTTATGCGGTTCTTTTAGATGGTATTTGTGGGATAGTTAGCTTCTTTTTGCATTtagtttttctggtttgctgGAAAATCTTAGGAATCTTCCTTCACTTTCGTGCATTTTTTCCTACAAAATATGTAGCATTTTGCTGGAAAAGAATTAGGTACACAGAGAGTAGAAGTAAATTCATCTTTGATCAGCAATGTTGCACCTCACTTTTGCACATAACCTTCCCTTTATTCAGACAAAGCCAGCTCTGGCTTGATGGTTTTAAAGCCTCTAATTTTCCGACAATACGAGACTAGATGATTTTGTGTGTATACTTTTCCAGAGTCCCAAGTATCGAAGTCCCAAGTTCCGGAGTTCTAGAAACCATATTGATCGTGAGAATGGAAGTCAAGATGAATTAGTGCCTCGCCGTGAAGGATTGAGACCTCGTCGGGAAGGACTACGACCTCGTCATGCAAGAAGAGTTGCGAGGGCACGATTAGATTTGGAGTCTGACGATGATGAAGATATGTCTGATGAAAACGTTGCAGCCGATGAACAAGAGAATGGAAATGATATAGAGGGTAATGAAGCTGATGATGGTGAGGGTGAGGATGATGGTGGTGGTGAAGGTGATGGGGAAGATGAGGGTGAAGATGAAGGGGAGGATGATGGCGATGATGAAGAGGGTGAAGAACAGGAAGGTAGAAGACGATACGATCTTCGTAATCGTGCAGAAGTTCGTAGGCTCTCCATTGAGGAGGGAAAACAAAGGCCAAGATCCCCCCGGAGGGTGCTTCAGCAAGGAATGGGGACCAAGGTTAGCAGGGATGTAAGAAGGGGCGGGTCTCGAGTTCATAAGCGGCATCGCATAACCAGAGCTGAAGACTCTGATGATTCCCTTCTTGTAGATGAGTTGGATCAAGGTCCTCCTATTCCTTGGGGAAGAGGTGGGAACAGATCTGGACCACCTTGGCTTTTTGGGGGCCTAGACATGCATGGGGCAGCAGCATGGGGTTTGAATGTTGCTGCTTCTGGGTGGGGACATCAAAATGAATCTCTTGCTAGTTTAACTTCTGGTGTTCAAACTGCTGGGCCAAGTTCAAAGGGTGGTGCGGATATTCAACCTTTACAAGTTGATGAGAGTGTAAGTTTTGAGGACATAGGTGGACTTTCTGAATATATTGATGCTTTAAAAGAAATGGTGTTTTTCCCTCTGCTCTATCCTGATTTCTTTGCAAGTTACAACATCACTCCTCCAAGAGGAGTCTTGTTATGTGGTCCTCCTGGAACCGGGAAAACACTGATTGCCAGAGCATTAGCTTGTGCTGCGTCAAAGGCTGGGCAGAAAGTCAGCTTTTACATGCGAAAAGGTGCTGATGTGCTCAGCAAATGGGTTGGGGAAGCTGAAAGACAATTGAAACTTTTATTTGAAGAAGCTCAAAAGAATCAACCTTCTATCATTTTCTTTGATGAGATAGACGGTCTTGCTCCTGTTAGGTCTAGCAAACAGGAGCAAATTCATAATTCCATAGTGTCAACATTGCTTGCTTTGATGGATGGCCTTGATTCCAGGGGTCAGGTAGTTTTGATTGGAGCAACAAACAGGGTCGATGCTATTGATGGAGCTTTGCGTCGGCCTGGAAGATTTGACCGTGAATTTAATTTTCCATTGCCTGGTTGTGAGGCACGTGCTGAAATTTTGGACATCCACACCCGAAAGTGGAAACATCCTCCTTCAAAGGAGCTAAAGTTGGAGCTTGCAGCTAGTTGTGTTGGATATTGTGGGGCTGACTTAAAGGCCTTGTGCACTGAAGCCGCTATTCGTGCTTTCCGTGAAAAATATCCTCAAGTTTACACTAGTGATGACAAGTTCTTAATAGATGTTGACTCAGTAAAGGTTGAGAAATATCATTTTGTAGAAGCCATGTCAACTATCACTCCAGCAGCTCACAGAGGCTCCATTGTGCATTCTCGGCCATTATCTTCAGTTGTTGCACCGTGTCTTTTAGGAGGGCTCCAAAAAGTCATGACTATTATCTCAGATATCTTCCCTGCTCTTGCAGTTTCATCAGAAGTGACCAAGGTTTCCATGCTTTCGTACGGTTCTGTAATTCCTCTTGTCTACAGGCCCCGACTTCTATTACATGGTCATGAAGGTGTTGGGATGGTAATTACTCTGAGTTTCACATTAGTGCCTCTTGTTTATTTAGAGAAACTGCAAACTAAGTGTACTTACTGGTTTAGTTTTGCAGGACCACCTAGGACCAGCAGTATTACATGAACTGGAAAAGTTTCCTGTTCATTCGCTTGGACTTCCCTCACTTCTTTCTGATCCTGGTGCAAAAACACCAGAGGAGGCACTTGTTCACATCTTTGGTGAAGCAAGGAGAACAACACCATCAATTCTCTATCTACCGCAGTTCCATCTGTGGTGGGAAAATGTCAGtgcttttttattcaaaacttCTACTGGTATATGATTCTGGCTAGCCAATCTTTCATAGGTGCAAATATTTATGTAACCTGAAATATTCTATTCAGGCACATGAACAACTTAGAGCTGTTCTGATAACACTGTTGGAAGAACTGCCCTCAGACTTACCCATTTTGTTGTTTGGAACTACCTTGATGTCACTCGATGAGCTTGGTGGAGATTCTATTAAAGTTTTTCCTCATCACAATGTGTAAGCTTTTGAAACTCTTTTTtttagctctctctctctctctctcgacaATTACATATTTGGCTTTCCTCATTGTTGGGATTTGCTTGATATAAACTTGAATATCCAATATACTGTTACCAGCCTGTAAGTTTCACCTCTGTTCTTTTCTTACATGAGGTTTGCTTTTTTCGCTAATCTGCTTCCAGCTTTCAATTTTGTAATAGTGGCCATGTCACGATCTTCTTTATGCATTATGAATTTTTAATTAGATGCTTCTATGTAATAAAAAGTTTTTATTTGAAAAGCTGTGCATTATGCATTTAATACTGTTTACAGCTTCGATATGGAATCATTGTATTTGTATAGCAATTTCTCTGTTGCCAAAATCTTATACAATGTTCCTGTTGATTTTGCTATTCTTACCTCAGGACCTGATTTCC
It contains:
- the LOC113749242 gene encoding ATPase family AAA domain-containing protein At1g05910, translated to MYSKRSSQDDGPDSKPVRTSDRLRRRPKLYGRPYLYYTPTIIRPKRRKTKTKTASQIAKMLRPGNRPVHTSNADSVVSNLRRSTRKRRVSVNLEDYTNSSGTEDNDLMSPKYRSPKFRSSRNHIDRENGSQDELVPRREGLRPRREGLRPRHARRVARARLDLESDDDEDMSDENVAADEQENGNDIEGNEADDGEGEDDGGGEGDGEDEGEDEGEDDGDDEEGEEQEGRRRYDLRNRAEVRRLSIEEGKQRPRSPRRVLQQGMGTKVSRDVRRGGSRVHKRHRITRAEDSDDSLLVDELDQGPPIPWGRGGNRSGPPWLFGGLDMHGAAAWGLNVAASGWGHQNESLASLTSGVQTAGPSSKGGADIQPLQVDESVSFEDIGGLSEYIDALKEMVFFPLLYPDFFASYNITPPRGVLLCGPPGTGKTLIARALACAASKAGQKVSFYMRKGADVLSKWVGEAERQLKLLFEEAQKNQPSIIFFDEIDGLAPVRSSKQEQIHNSIVSTLLALMDGLDSRGQVVLIGATNRVDAIDGALRRPGRFDREFNFPLPGCEARAEILDIHTRKWKHPPSKELKLELAASCVGYCGADLKALCTEAAIRAFREKYPQVYTSDDKFLIDVDSVKVEKYHFVEAMSTITPAAHRGSIVHSRPLSSVVAPCLLGGLQKVMTIISDIFPALAVSSEVTKVSMLSYGSVIPLVYRPRLLLHGHEGVGMDHLGPAVLHELEKFPVHSLGLPSLLSDPGAKTPEEALVHIFGEARRTTPSILYLPQFHLWWENAHEQLRAVLITLLEELPSDLPILLFGTTLMSLDELGGDSIKVFPHHNVLHLSGPSTEDRSLFFDRLIKAALSIQLEDVANKSRRSESLPELPKAPKVATGPKASELKAKAETQGHALRRLRMCLRDICNRILYDKRFSAFHYPVMDEDAPNYRSIIQNPMDMATLLQRVDSGKYITCKAFLEDFDLILTNAKKYNGDDYNGARIVSRAYELRDAVHGMLSQMDPALVSFCEKIADEGGPLPIPDDFVDSALPQTPVVQMSTMTRASARLRNVQPDVNLDQSYEALKKPKKHVESVQIEEGPLDPVVPKSSEEYEADSLDQQRPDNLVTDGTQHESSDLTSGCTSQQDVPMLDGELSDKVETIKQLFIDRTKACGIPQLERLYTRVMKGVFETKNGVDGEDLQSSILRFLMKFAEDESNF